A window of the Fusobacterium periodonticum ATCC 33693 genome harbors these coding sequences:
- the fusA gene encoding elongation factor G gives MKVFTTDNIRNISLLGHRGSGKTTLIESILYVKDYIKRKGDVENGTTVSDFDKEEIRRIFSINTSLIPVEHNNVKLNFLDTPGYFDFVGEVVSSLRVSASAVLVLDATAGVEVGTEKAWKLLEERKLPRIIFVNKMDKGYVNYTKLLTELKEKFGKKIAPFCIPIGEKDEFKGFVNVVDMVGRVFDGKECVDTPIPDDVDVSEVRNLLFEAIAETDEALMDKYFAGEEFTQEEIVKGLHKGVVNGDIVPVMVGSAQQNIGIHTLLNYLDLYMPGPTELFSGQRVGEDPITQQEKIVKISDENPFSAIVFKTLVDPFIGKITFFKVNSGVLRKETEVFNPKKNKKERIAQLITMQGNKQIEIEELHAGDIGATTKLLYTQTGDTLCDKSYPVVFNKIRFPKPNIFSGVLPADKNDDEKLSTALQRVMEEDPTFVVNRNYETKQLLIGGQGEKHLYIILCKIKNKFGVHAELQDVIVSYRETILGKAEVQGKHKKQSGGAGQYGDVFIRFEHSDNDFEFVDEIKGGVVPRNYIPAVEKGLMEAKEKGVLAGYPVINFKATLYDGSYHPVDSNDLSFKLAAILAFKLGMEKAKPVLLEPVVKMKITIPEEYMGDVMGDLNKRRGRVLGMDHNEAGEQLLFAEVPEAEILKYSIDLRALTQGRGEFEYEFIRYEEVPENISKRVKEERNKDK, from the coding sequence ATGAAAGTTTTTACCACTGATAATATTAGAAATATCTCTCTATTAGGACATAGAGGTTCTGGAAAGACTACATTAATAGAGTCTATCCTATATGTTAAGGACTACATCAAAAGAAAAGGAGATGTAGAAAATGGAACTACTGTTTCTGACTTTGATAAAGAAGAAATTCGTAGAATTTTCTCAATCAATACATCTTTAATTCCTGTTGAACATAACAATGTAAAACTTAACTTCCTTGACACTCCAGGATATTTTGATTTTGTTGGAGAAGTTGTATCATCACTTAGAGTATCTGCTTCTGCTGTCTTAGTTTTAGATGCCACTGCTGGAGTTGAAGTTGGAACTGAAAAAGCTTGGAAGCTACTTGAAGAAAGAAAATTGCCTAGAATTATTTTTGTAAATAAAATGGATAAAGGTTATGTTAACTATACTAAACTTTTAACTGAACTAAAGGAAAAATTTGGTAAGAAAATTGCTCCTTTCTGTATTCCTATAGGTGAAAAAGATGAATTTAAAGGTTTTGTAAATGTTGTTGACATGGTAGGAAGAGTATTTGATGGAAAAGAATGTGTTGACACTCCTATTCCTGATGATGTTGATGTAAGTGAAGTTAGAAATCTATTATTTGAAGCTATTGCTGAAACTGATGAAGCTTTAATGGATAAATATTTTGCTGGTGAAGAATTCACTCAAGAAGAAATAGTAAAAGGATTACACAAAGGTGTAGTTAACGGTGATATTGTTCCTGTTATGGTTGGATCAGCTCAACAAAACATTGGAATACACACTTTACTTAACTACTTAGACCTATATATGCCTGGTCCTACTGAATTATTTAGTGGTCAAAGAGTTGGAGAAGATCCTATAACTCAACAAGAAAAGATCGTTAAAATATCTGATGAAAATCCATTCTCAGCTATAGTTTTTAAAACTTTAGTTGACCCATTTATTGGAAAAATTACTTTCTTTAAGGTTAACTCAGGTGTTCTTAGAAAAGAAACTGAAGTTTTCAACCCTAAGAAAAATAAAAAAGAAAGAATTGCTCAACTTATAACAATGCAAGGTAATAAACAAATAGAAATTGAAGAATTACATGCTGGAGATATAGGGGCAACAACTAAATTACTATACACTCAAACTGGAGACACTTTGTGTGATAAGAGCTACCCAGTTGTATTCAATAAGATAAGATTCCCTAAACCAAATATTTTCTCTGGAGTTTTACCTGCAGATAAAAATGATGATGAAAAATTAAGTACAGCTCTACAAAGAGTTATGGAAGAAGACCCTACATTTGTTGTAAATAGAAACTATGAAACAAAACAATTATTAATAGGTGGACAAGGAGAAAAACACCTATACATAATTTTATGTAAGATAAAGAATAAATTTGGAGTTCATGCTGAATTACAAGATGTTATCGTTTCTTATCGTGAAACTATACTTGGAAAGGCAGAAGTTCAAGGAAAACATAAAAAACAATCTGGTGGAGCTGGACAATATGGAGATGTATTCATTAGATTTGAACACTCTGATAATGACTTTGAATTTGTAGATGAAATTAAAGGTGGAGTCGTTCCTAGAAACTATATACCTGCAGTTGAAAAAGGGCTTATGGAAGCTAAAGAAAAAGGTGTTCTAGCAGGATATCCTGTTATAAACTTCAAAGCTACTCTATATGATGGAAGTTATCACCCAGTTGACTCTAATGACCTATCATTTAAGTTAGCTGCAATACTTGCTTTCAAACTAGGTATGGAAAAAGCTAAACCTGTTCTATTAGAACCTGTTGTTAAAATGAAAATTACTATCCCTGAAGAATATATGGGAGATGTAATGGGAGACTTAAACAAAAGAAGAGGTAGAGTTCTAGGAATGGATCACAATGAAGCTGGAGAACAACTTTTATTTGCAGAAGTTCCTGAAGCTGAAATATTAAAATATTCTATAGATTTAAGAGCTTTAACTCAAGGAAGAGGAGAATTTGAATATGAATTCATAAGATATGAAGAAGTTCCTGAAAATATCTCTAAGAGAGTTAAAGAAGAAAGAAACAAAGATAAATAA
- a CDS encoding ISL3 family transposase has product ESNITNGLIEGLNNKIKSIKRTAFGYSNFSNFKKRVLIQVGIIPISA; this is encoded by the coding sequence GAATCAAATATTACTAATGGTTTAATAGAAGGTTTAAACAATAAGATAAAATCAATAAAGAGAACAGCATTTGGATATTCAAATTTTAGTAATTTTAAAAAGCGTGTATTGATTCAAGTAGGTATTATCCCAATTAGCGCTTAA
- a CDS encoding GIY-YIG nuclease family protein: protein MSFYLYMLRCEDGSIYTGTAKDYLKRYEEHLSGKGAKYTKSHRVKKIERVFLCENRSIACILESEIKKLTKDKKEAIIIEPDSYVKELENIRKIKILKKI, encoded by the coding sequence ATGAGTTTTTATCTATATATGTTGAGATGTGAAGATGGAAGTATCTATACAGGCACTGCCAAGGACTATTTAAAGAGATATGAGGAGCATCTAAGTGGAAAAGGTGCTAAATATACAAAGTCACATAGGGTAAAAAAAATTGAGAGAGTATTTCTCTGTGAAAATAGATCCATAGCTTGTATCTTAGAAAGTGAAATAAAAAAATTAACAAAAGATAAAAAAGAAGCAATAATAATTGAGCCTGATAGCTATGTAAAAGAACTTGAAAATATTAGAAAAATAAAAATTTTAAAAAAAATTTAA
- a CDS encoding ATPase, giving the protein MLDEFLKNELSFNREAGTYLFYGDDLEKNYRIALEFSAELFSRNTENEDEKSKIKDKTLRNLYSDLMVVDNLNIDTVRDIIKKTYTSSHEGGAKVFILKNIQDIRKESANAMLKIIEEPTRDNFFILISKRLNILSTIKSRSIIYRIRKSTPEELGVDKYVYNFFLGISNDIEEYKEQEIDLMLERSYKSIAGVLKEYEKEKNIVVKIDLYKCLRNFVQESTSLKKYEKIKFAEDIYSNASKESINLIVDYIINLVKKNKNLKEKLEYKKMLRYPVNMKLLLINLLLSV; this is encoded by the coding sequence ATGCTAGATGAATTTCTAAAGAATGAATTATCATTTAATAGAGAAGCAGGAACTTATTTATTTTACGGAGACGATTTAGAAAAAAATTATAGAATAGCCTTAGAATTTTCAGCAGAATTATTCTCAAGAAATACAGAAAATGAAGATGAAAAATCTAAGATAAAAGATAAGACTTTAAGGAATCTATACAGTGATTTAATGGTAGTAGATAACTTAAATATAGATACAGTAAGAGATATCATAAAAAAGACCTATACTAGCTCTCATGAAGGGGGAGCCAAGGTTTTTATATTAAAAAATATTCAAGATATAAGAAAAGAAAGTGCAAATGCAATGCTTAAAATTATTGAAGAGCCTACTAGGGATAACTTCTTTATTTTAATATCTAAAAGATTAAATATATTGTCAACAATAAAATCAAGATCAATTATTTATAGAATCAGAAAATCAACTCCTGAGGAATTAGGAGTTGATAAGTATGTCTATAACTTTTTCTTGGGAATCTCAAATGATATAGAAGAATATAAGGAACAAGAAATAGATTTGATGCTAGAGAGGTCATATAAATCTATTGCGGGAGTTCTAAAAGAATATGAGAAAGAAAAAAATATTGTAGTAAAAATAGATCTATATAAGTGCTTGAGAAATTTTGTACAAGAATCTACAAGTTTAAAAAAATATGAAAAAATTAAGTTTGCTGAAGATATTTACTCAAATGCGAGTAAGGAGAGTATAAACTTAATTGTTGACTATATTATTAATTTAGTTAAGAAAAATAAAAATTTAAAAGAAAAATTAGAATATAAAAAGATGTTAAGGTATCCAGTAAATATGAAATTATTATTGATCAATTTACTGTTAAGTGTTTAA
- a CDS encoding rod shape-determining protein, which translates to MGFFNFRANRSIGIDLGTANTLVYSKKHKKIVLNEPSVVAVEKETKKVLAVGNEAREMLGKTPDTIVAVKPLSEGVIADYDITEAMIKYFIKKIFGSYSFFMPEIMICVPIDVTGVEKRAVLEAAISAGAKKAYLIEEARAAALGSGMDIAAPEGNMIIDIGGGSTDVAIISLGGTVVSKTIRVAGNNFDNDIVKYVKKTYNLLIGDRTAEEIKIKIGTALPLEEEETIEVKGRDLLMGLPKVITITSEEVREAIKDSLDQILQCIRTVLEKTPPELAADIVDKGMMMTGGGSLIRNFPEMITKYTNLKVNLAENPLESVVIGAGLALDQIDVLRKIEKAER; encoded by the coding sequence ATGGGATTTTTTAATTTTAGAGCAAACAGAAGTATAGGAATCGACTTAGGAACAGCTAACACGTTGGTATACAGCAAAAAACATAAAAAAATAGTTTTGAATGAACCATCTGTTGTGGCAGTTGAAAAAGAAACAAAAAAAGTATTAGCTGTTGGAAATGAAGCAAGAGAAATGCTTGGAAAGACTCCTGATACAATAGTTGCAGTTAAACCTTTAAGTGAAGGGGTAATTGCAGATTACGATATAACAGAAGCTATGATTAAATACTTTATCAAAAAGATATTTGGTTCATATAGCTTTTTTATGCCAGAAATTATGATATGTGTACCTATTGATGTTACAGGAGTAGAAAAAAGAGCCGTTTTAGAAGCAGCAATTTCAGCTGGTGCAAAGAAGGCATATTTGATAGAAGAAGCGAGAGCAGCAGCTCTAGGTTCAGGAATGGATATAGCAGCTCCTGAAGGAAATATGATAATAGATATTGGTGGAGGATCTACTGACGTAGCTATAATCTCTTTAGGTGGAACAGTTGTAAGTAAGACTATAAGAGTTGCAGGAAATAATTTTGACAATGATATAGTGAAATATGTAAAGAAAACATATAATCTTTTAATAGGAGATAGAACAGCTGAAGAAATAAAAATAAAAATAGGTACAGCTTTACCTTTAGAGGAAGAAGAAACAATAGAAGTAAAAGGTAGAGACTTATTAATGGGATTACCTAAAGTTATAACTATAACTTCTGAAGAAGTAAGAGAAGCTATAAAAGACTCTTTAGACCAAATATTACAATGTATAAGAACTGTTCTTGAAAAAACTCCACCTGAATTAGCAGCTGATATAGTTGATAAAGGTATGATGATGACAGGAGGAGGTTCATTAATCAGAAACTTCCCTGAAATGATAACAAAATATACTAACTTGAAAGTAAACTTAGCAGAAAATCCATTAGAAAGTGTTGTTATAGGAGCAGGACTTGCTTTAGATCAAATCGATGTTCTTAGAAAAATAGAAAAGGCTGAAAGATAA
- a CDS encoding Mini-ribonuclease 3, whose protein sequence is MDNVDKLSTKDIRDYTGLELAFIGDAIWELEIRKYYLQFGYNIPTLNKHVKSKVNARYQSLIYKQIIEELDEEFKVIGKRAKNSNIKTFPKTCTVMEYKEATALEAVVGAMYLLNKEEEIKKIINIVIKGE, encoded by the coding sequence ATGGACAATGTAGACAAATTATCAACAAAGGATATAAGAGATTATACAGGCTTGGAGTTAGCATTTATAGGAGATGCTATTTGGGAGTTGGAAATAAGAAAATATTATTTGCAATTTGGCTATAATATTCCAACTTTAAATAAGCATGTCAAAAGTAAGGTTAATGCAAGGTATCAAAGCCTAATCTATAAGCAAATTATAGAAGAGCTAGATGAAGAATTTAAGGTCATAGGAAAAAGAGCTAAAAATAGCAATATAAAAACTTTTCCAAAGACTTGTACAGTAATGGAATATAAAGAAGCTACGGCTCTTGAAGCTGTTGTTGGAGCAATGTATTTACTTAATAAAGAAGAAGAAATAAAAAAAATTATAAATATAGTTATAAAGGGAGAATAG
- the cysS gene encoding cysteine--tRNA ligase has translation MIKIYNTLTGHLDEFKPIKENEVSMYVCGPTVYNYIHIGNARPAIFFDTVRRYLEYRGYKVTYVQNFTDVDDKMINKANAENVSIKEIAERYIKAYFEDTAQINLKEDGMIRPKATDNIDGMINIIKSLVDKGYAYESNGDVYFEVKKYREGYGELSKQNIEDLESGARIDVNEIKRDALDFALWKSSKPNEPSWDSPWGKGRPGWHIECSAMSRRYLGDSFDIHGGGLDLIFPHHENEMAQSKCGCGGTFARYWMHNGYININGEKMSKSSGSFVLLRDILKYFEGRVIRLFVLGSHYRKPMEFSDTELNQTKSSLERIENSLKRIKELNRENLDGTNDCQELLATKKEMEAKFIEAMDEDFNTAQALGHVFELVKSVNKALDEGNFSKTAIEVFDEVYSYLVMIIEEVLGVKLKLEAEVNNISADLIELILELRKDAREQKNWALSDKIRDRLLELGIKIKDGKDKTTWTM, from the coding sequence ATGATAAAGATTTACAATACACTGACAGGGCATTTAGATGAATTTAAACCAATAAAAGAAAACGAAGTGTCTATGTATGTCTGTGGACCAACAGTGTATAATTACATTCATATAGGAAATGCAAGACCAGCTATTTTCTTTGATACAGTGAGAAGATATCTAGAATATAGAGGATATAAGGTAACTTATGTTCAAAACTTTACAGATGTTGATGATAAGATGATAAATAAGGCAAACGCTGAAAATGTGTCGATAAAAGAAATAGCAGAAAGATATATAAAAGCATACTTTGAAGATACAGCTCAAATAAATTTAAAAGAAGACGGAATGATAAGACCTAAGGCAACTGACAATATAGATGGAATGATAAATATTATTAAGTCTTTAGTTGATAAAGGTTATGCTTATGAATCAAATGGAGATGTATATTTTGAAGTAAAAAAATATAGAGAAGGTTATGGAGAACTTTCAAAACAAAATATAGAAGATTTAGAAAGTGGAGCTAGAATAGATGTAAATGAAATTAAAAGAGATGCACTAGACTTTGCTCTATGGAAATCATCTAAGCCTAACGAACCAAGTTGGGATTCACCTTGGGGAAAAGGTAGACCTGGTTGGCATATAGAATGTTCAGCTATGTCAAGAAGATATTTAGGAGATAGTTTTGATATACATGGTGGAGGATTAGATTTAATATTCCCACACCATGAAAATGAAATGGCACAATCTAAGTGCGGTTGTGGTGGAACATTCGCAAGATATTGGATGCACAATGGTTATATAAATATAAATGGTGAAAAGATGTCTAAATCATCTGGTTCTTTTGTACTTTTAAGGGATATTTTAAAATATTTTGAAGGTAGAGTTATAAGACTTTTTGTTCTAGGTTCTCATTATAGAAAACCTATGGAATTTTCTGATACAGAATTGAATCAAACTAAGTCTTCACTTGAAAGAATAGAAAATAGCTTAAAGAGAATTAAAGAACTAAACAGAGAAAATTTAGATGGAACAAATGATTGTCAAGAACTTTTAGCAACTAAAAAAGAAATGGAAGCTAAGTTTATAGAAGCTATGGATGAAGATTTTAATACTGCTCAAGCCTTAGGACATGTTTTTGAGCTAGTAAAATCAGTTAATAAAGCCTTAGATGAAGGAAATTTCTCAAAAACTGCTATAGAAGTTTTTGATGAAGTTTATTCATATCTTGTTATGATAATAGAAGAAGTTTTAGGGGTTAAATTAAAATTAGAAGCTGAAGTAAATAATATTTCTGCTGATTTGATAGAACTTATACTTGAACTTAGAAAAGATGCTAGAGAACAAAAGAATTGGGCTCTATCTGATAAAATAAGAGACAGACTTTTAGAATTAGGAATAAAGATAAAAGATGGAAAGGATAAGACTACATGGACAATGTAG
- the ispD gene encoding 2-C-methyl-D-erythritol 4-phosphate cytidylyltransferase, with the protein MYSGDSKIEKKITFILAAAGQGKRMNMSLAKQFLEYKGEPLFYSSLKIAFENQYIDDIIIVTNKENIKNIREFCENKKLLSKVKYIVEGGSERQYSIYNAIKKIENTDIVIIQDAARPFLKDKYIEESLKILDDTCDGAIIAVKCKDTIKVIDKNGIIVETPNRNNLIAVHTPQTFKFEILKKAHQIAEEKNILATDDASLVENISGRIKFIHGDYDNIKITVQEDLKYLK; encoded by the coding sequence ATGTACAGTGGTGACTCTAAAATAGAAAAGAAAATTACTTTTATTCTTGCAGCAGCAGGACAGGGTAAAAGAATGAATATGAGCCTAGCCAAACAGTTTTTAGAATATAAAGGAGAACCACTTTTTTACTCCTCTTTAAAAATTGCCTTTGAAAATCAGTATATAGATGATATTATTATTGTGACAAATAAAGAAAATATAAAAAATATAAGAGAATTTTGTGAAAACAAAAAGCTATTATCTAAAGTCAAATATATTGTTGAAGGTGGAAGTGAAAGACAATATTCTATTTACAATGCAATAAAGAAGATAGAAAATACAGATATTGTCATAATTCAAGATGCAGCAAGACCATTTTTGAAAGACAAGTATATAGAAGAAAGTTTAAAAATTTTAGATGATACTTGTGATGGAGCAATTATTGCTGTAAAATGTAAAGATACGATTAAAGTTATTGATAAAAATGGTATAATAGTAGAAACACCAAATAGAAATAACTTAATAGCAGTACATACACCACAAACTTTTAAATTTGAAATTTTAAAGAAGGCACATCAAATAGCTGAAGAAAAAAATATACTGGCTACTGATGATGCAAGTTTAGTAGAAAATATTTCTGGTAGGATAAAATTTATCCATGGAGATTATGATAATATTAAAATTACAGTACAAGAGGATTTAAAATATTTAAAGTAA
- a CDS encoding endonuclease MutS2 translates to MNKHSFNVLEFDKLKELILENIVIDDNREVIENLEPYKDLSALNNELKTVKDFMDLLSFDGGFEAVGLRNINSLMDKIKLIGTYLEVEELWDINVNLRTVRVFKARLDELGKYKQLRDTIGNIPNLRMIEDVINKTINPEKEIKDDASLDLRDIRLHKKTLNMNIKRKFEELFDEPSLANAFQERIITERDGRMVTPVKFDFKGLIKGIEHDRSSSGQTVFIEPLSIVSLNNKMRELETKEKEEIRKILLRIAELLRNNRDDILAIGDKALYLDILNAKSIYAVDNKCEIPTVSNREVLSLEKARHPFIDKDKVVPLTFEIGKDYDILLITGPNTGGKTVALKTAGLLTLMALSGIPIPASENSKIGFFEGVFADIGDEQSIEQSLSSFSAHLKNVKEILAGVTKNSLVLLDELGSGTDPIEGAAFAMAVIDYLNEKKAKSFITTHYSQVKAYGYNEEGIETASMEFNTDTLSPTYRLLVGIPGESNALTIAQRMGLPESIISKARAYISEDNKKVEKMIENIKTKSQELDEMRERFARLEEEARLDRERAKQETLIIEKQKNEIIKAAYEEAEKMMNEMRAKASALVEKIQHEEKNKEDAKQIQKNLNMLSTALREEKNKTVEVVKKIKTKVNFKVGDRVFVKSINQFANILKINTSKESASVQAGILKLEVPFEEIKIVEEKKEKVYNVNTHKKTPVRSEIDLRGKMVDEGIYELETYLDRATLNGYTEVYVIHGKGTGALREGILKYLKTSKYVKEYRVGGHGEGGLGCTVVTLK, encoded by the coding sequence ATGAATAAGCATAGTTTTAATGTTTTAGAATTTGATAAATTAAAAGAATTAATTTTAGAAAATATTGTAATTGATGATAATAGAGAAGTTATAGAAAATTTAGAGCCATATAAAGATTTATCAGCACTTAATAATGAATTAAAAACTGTTAAAGATTTTATGGACTTACTTTCTTTTGATGGTGGTTTTGAAGCTGTTGGGCTTAGAAACATCAATAGTCTTATGGATAAAATAAAACTTATAGGTACTTATCTTGAAGTTGAAGAACTTTGGGATATCAATGTGAATTTAAGAACTGTAAGAGTATTTAAGGCTAGATTAGATGAATTAGGAAAATACAAGCAACTTAGAGATACAATAGGAAATATTCCTAATTTAAGAATGATAGAAGATGTAATAAACAAAACTATCAATCCTGAAAAAGAAATAAAAGATGATGCCTCACTTGATTTAAGAGATATCAGACTACATAAAAAAACTTTAAATATGAATATTAAAAGAAAGTTTGAAGAACTTTTTGATGAACCATCTTTAGCAAATGCTTTCCAAGAAAGAATAATAACAGAAAGAGATGGAAGAATGGTAACTCCTGTAAAATTTGATTTTAAAGGACTTATCAAAGGTATAGAACACGATAGAAGCTCAAGTGGACAAACAGTTTTTATTGAGCCACTTTCAATAGTTTCTCTAAACAATAAAATGAGAGAATTAGAAACAAAAGAAAAAGAAGAAATTAGAAAAATCTTATTGAGAATAGCGGAACTTTTAAGAAATAATAGAGATGATATATTAGCTATTGGAGATAAAGCCTTATATTTAGATATCTTAAATGCAAAATCTATCTATGCAGTTGATAATAAATGTGAAATTCCAACAGTTAGCAATAGAGAAGTTTTATCCTTAGAAAAGGCAAGACATCCTTTTATAGATAAGGATAAGGTTGTTCCTTTAACTTTTGAAATAGGAAAAGATTACGATATCCTACTTATAACAGGACCAAATACAGGGGGAAAAACTGTTGCTTTAAAGACAGCAGGACTTTTAACTTTAATGGCACTTTCAGGTATACCAATTCCTGCCTCAGAAAATTCTAAAATTGGATTTTTTGAAGGAGTTTTTGCCGATATAGGAGATGAACAAAGTATAGAGCAATCTCTATCTTCATTTTCAGCACATCTAAAGAATGTAAAGGAAATCTTAGCAGGAGTTACTAAAAATTCATTGGTATTACTTGATGAATTAGGTTCAGGAACAGATCCTATAGAAGGTGCAGCTTTTGCAATGGCAGTTATAGATTACTTAAATGAAAAGAAGGCTAAATCTTTCATAACTACTCACTATAGCCAAGTAAAAGCCTATGGTTACAATGAAGAAGGAATAGAAACTGCCTCAATGGAATTTAATACAGATACACTTTCTCCAACATATAGACTATTGGTTGGAATACCCGGGGAAAGTAATGCCTTAACTATTGCACAAAGAATGGGCTTACCAGAAAGTATAATTTCTAAGGCAAGAGCATATATAAGTGAAGATAATAAAAAAGTTGAAAAAATGATAGAAAATATCAAGACTAAATCTCAAGAATTAGATGAAATGAGAGAAAGATTTGCAAGATTAGAAGAAGAAGCAAGACTTGATAGAGAAAGAGCTAAACAAGAAACTTTAATAATAGAAAAACAAAAGAATGAAATCATTAAAGCTGCTTATGAAGAAGCTGAGAAAATGATGAATGAAATGAGAGCAAAGGCCTCTGCACTTGTTGAAAAAATTCAACATGAAGAAAAGAATAAAGAGGACGCAAAACAAATTCAAAAGAACTTAAATATGTTATCTACTGCACTTAGAGAAGAAAAGAATAAGACAGTGGAAGTTGTTAAAAAGATTAAAACTAAGGTTAATTTTAAAGTTGGAGATAGAGTTTTTGTAAAAAGTATCAATCAGTTTGCCAATATTTTAAAAATTAACACATCTAAAGAAAGTGCAAGTGTACAAGCAGGAATTTTAAAATTGGAAGTTCCTTTTGAAGAAATAAAAATAGTAGAAGAGAAAAAAGAAAAAGTATATAATGTAAACACGCATAAGAAAACCCCTGTAAGAAGTGAAATTGACTTAAGAGGAAAGATGGTAGATGAAGGTATCTATGAGCTAGAAACTTATTTAGATAGAGCTACTTTAAATGGATACACAGAAGTGTATGTAATCCATGGAAAAGGAACAGGGGCTTTAAGAGAAGGAATATTAAAATATTTAAAAACTTCTAAATATGTAAAAGAATACAGAGTAGGTGGACATGGTGAGGGAGGACTTGGATGTACAGTGGTGACTCTAAAATAG
- a CDS encoding barstar family protein — translation MKCIRNICLYLKKYISDKQFESIFYQDIDDFKSILEENIYWKIISSNFNKKEDIISMNTYLYDYVEKNYKSVYNEISDAYVENLIETNEKNEIIDILKKKYKQKEEVFISCCMIDTKLELIYSIKKALNYPKHCANNWDAIEDFIYDVVLPKKIVLQNWDSIKEKLPQDTIILKKILDKINPKYSTVLYE, via the coding sequence ATGAAATGTATTAGAAATATTTGTCTCTACCTAAAAAAATATATTTCAGACAAACAATTTGAAAGTATTTTTTATCAAGATATAGATGATTTTAAGAGTATCTTAGAAGAAAATATATATTGGAAAATTATATCTTCAAATTTTAATAAAAAAGAAGATATAATTAGTATGAATACGTACTTATATGATTATGTAGAAAAAAATTATAAATCAGTATACAATGAAATAAGCGATGCTTATGTAGAAAATTTGATTGAAACTAATGAGAAAAATGAGATTATAGATATTTTGAAAAAGAAATATAAACAAAAAGAAGAAGTTTTTATAAGTTGTTGTATGATTGACACTAAGCTAGAATTAATTTACTCAATAAAAAAAGCTTTAAATTATCCAAAACATTGTGCTAATAATTGGGATGCAATTGAAGATTTTATCTATGATGTTGTTCTCCCCAAAAAAATTGTTTTACAAAATTGGGATAGTATAAAAGAAAAATTACCTCAAGATACAATAATTTTAAAAAAAATTTTAGATAAGATAAATCCAAAATACAGCACAGTTTTATATGAGTAA